Proteins encoded by one window of Monoglobus pectinilyticus:
- a CDS encoding plasmid mobilization protein, with product MRKKYNTPHRSRVVKTRLSEDEYADFTARLAPYGISQSEFLRQAIRRATIRPVVHVSSVNDELLSAVGKLTAEYGRIGGNLNQIARYLNEYGVPYNTLSGEVRAAISDLAVLKYEVLKKVGDAVGNTQAYQL from the coding sequence ATGCGAAAGAAATACAACACGCCCCACCGCAGCCGCGTTGTGAAAACCCGGCTGTCCGAAGATGAGTATGCCGACTTCACAGCGCGGCTTGCGCCCTATGGTATCAGCCAGTCCGAATTTCTCCGGCAGGCGATACGGCGGGCGACCATACGCCCGGTTGTCCATGTGTCGTCGGTCAATGACGAGTTGCTTTCCGCTGTCGGGAAGCTGACAGCCGAGTACGGCAGGATCGGCGGCAACCTCAATCAGATTGCCCGGTATCTGAACGAATACGGCGTACCCTACAACACCCTTTCCGGCGAGGTACGCGCCGCCATATCCGACCTTGCCGTCCTCAAGTATGAAGTCCTCAAGAAAGTAGGTGACGCGGTTGGCAACACTCAAGCATATCAACTCTAA